GGTGAGTGAGACTAAAtccaacaaaagacaaaaacaagcgATCTACATGTAAAGGTTTGGATGTAGGAACTCCAGAGATGTTCTCGGCATTTCAGTGTTATTAAGAAATAATTGGTATATATTGTGTTCTTGATTGTACCTATTGTAGgatgaaaacctttttttaggAATACAGAAAattgtttcctgtgtttataagagtttctgtgttttgaatCAGTTTAATTGGTCCGCTGGTTAAAAGATCTATTGGACGGTAATAAGTGTAGTCTCTGAAATGACCCTCCAAAGatgtcaaaataaagtttttggcTCAAAGTGTCACAAAATTAAGCTAATTATTAGAGCCGACTGATATCGGCTTGATATATCGGACATCGGCCTTGACTCGTGACTTTAAAACTGTACATGTACATCTGTACATCACGTGAACTCACTTTATATAACCAACAATTTGGTCCTCAGACcttcataaagaaaaaaacaaaaagtgagctaTGCCACAAATGAGCACATGAGCTGAACAGGCAGCTGATGTAGCCTGTAGTGGTGATGCAGCTGCTGGCATGGATACTGGCACCAGTTGTAATTCTGCAAACTATACGGCTAATATAGACAAATAACAATCCGTGGTTCATCTCCTCCTGTCTATATTTAAGTAATTTATCTAATGGGAACTTTCTTTAACAATCCTTAAACGCTGAAACTCAGTTAACAGTTAAATCCCATTGTTGTGTCAgaatatttaaataattaatggaTGTATCCCCACTGTGCCAGCTTTGTGTAATGTTAGCACGACACTATACCCCACTTCTGTGAGAGAGTATTTCACCCTCTGAATGTGAGTATATAATACCATACCAGAAAGCTCTGCCGCATGTGCTATCAGCAGCTTAAGTGGGTGTTCAGATTAAAAATAGTTTGAGTATATCAGTATGTTTGAAAGTTTATCAGATGCCAAAACCTTGAGCAATGGTTTATGAAACAGAACTTTATACCGCAAGAAGTTACTATTGCAACAACCGCTCTGTCCTCCACTGCAACAGTTGCAAGGCAAACAATCGAACTATACCAAGTAATCTACCTGCAATGGCCAGGGcattttgcattgtaaaataaagttacattttgttacaGCAAACATCCAATTCTTTTGCctgaaaactgtgttttcttttcctagTGTAGCCCTTTTTGCCAGAGACcctcatcatttatttaattaaatgggATTTTGATTCAGTTCTGTTGTCACACTGAACACAACCTGCAATGCTGTAtgtcttttctgtgtgtctttttcaGTCCAAGAGCAGTCTAGATCAGATGGAGAGCCAGTCAGCTGATGCAGAGCCTCCACCTCCTCCGAAGCCGGAGCTTCGTTACCCCGGCTTGCCCCGTGCTGACACGGAGGGTAAGacgcacacaaatgcacacgTGTACTTGGGTAGTGGCAGATATATCACTAGATGTGTCAACATCTGAGTGTAAGGACATCAAGTAATGCTCAGTTACTTGCCTACTTGCAAACAGCTGAATGTTTTCTAATCACAGATGCACCTCTTTCAAATGTCACTTTTGGTTTCTTGCCACTCAGAGAGCAGCTTGTTGACTGAAGCTCCTCCTACGCCATCGATGTACAAGTACCGACCAGCCTACAACAGCCCGGGAAGGAACCACACTGCCCTCACACACCCCAACAAGGTACATTTACACTTGCACAGAGCTCAAGGTATTGAGTGTAAACAATTCACATAACATTATGTAGTTGCAGTATATTAAGAGTATTAACGGCATATTAACATAGTAAGCTTGTTTTAGCATTTGTaaatttcatgtgtttttccttATTTCACTAAAAAGAAGTGAAGTGAACAGAACAATATCCCATGGATTACTGTAACAGATGGTCTGGTGGCTGACATGCCCAGCCCCTTCTAATTTACTTTGTGGTTAATACCATGcccctctttttgtttttttactttaattgaTCATTCAGTGGCCATCGGTCGATCAGTAAGTCTCAGCTagtgtcatctgtgtgtgtgtatccctTTGGCTCTCTGTGTTTGAGTGGACCTATCCTTCCCCCTGAGACTGCATTGACTGGAATGTGTagttcatgtactgtatgtatttgtatttccATTTAAGTGTTGATACACACAGTCTTTGACATGCAGTGTCAGTGCTTGTTCAAGCCAGTCAATGTCTCCAGTCCAGTAGTGTGATGATGGAGTAGAGCACCGGTCAAGCATCTAATTTCTCCCCACAcctctttattttctgttataaTCTGtagaaaactgttgtttttagtGCTATGATATCTATTCTTTAGGGaacattgtgattttcatctttcttccttcctcttcgCTCCtgccttcatcttcatcacactttcctcctcttctcctctgctctaCCTTTGGtctgttgctcttcctctctcttctcctcagaTGATCCGTGGGGAGAGTCTTgactctccatctccctccatTCTCCAGTCCAGCCGTCAGCCTAGCTACCGCTCAGAGCCGAGCAGCCTGGATGGGGCCACAGTGGTGGGGGGAGGTGTAGGGGCGCgcagagggggaggggagaggggtgAGGGCCCCGGAGGCCCTAGCGGGACTGCTGCGGGGTTGACGGGGGGCATGTCGGGTTACTCCCTGACTGGGCGCTCCTACACCTCCTACCCATCCTCTCTGGTTTTGTCCACTGGCGGCTCACGCTCCTCCAGCCTGCGCTCAGCGCACACGGCACATAATCCGCTGGCCACGCTCCAATCGGAGGGCACCACAGACACCAGCTACAAAAGCCTGGCCAATCAGACGCCTCGGAATGGCAGCCTGTCCTATGATAGCCTGCTGACGCCATCCGAGAGCCCAGAGTTTGAGTCAGCAGCCCACGAGCTGTCGCCGCAGAAGCCTCATGCTCTGTCTCCCTCAGCGACTATAACAGGCCAACCTGAGGTGATGTCACCCAGTACCCGGCTGCAGGGCTACACGTCGCCCTTCCTCTCAGCTCAGATCGCCCAGCAGAGGGAGGGGCAGCTGCTCCAGGGCTCTGCCACTTTCTCCTCCCCCCACAGGGCCTACCTGCGTGCTGTCAGCccgccccctccctcctctgggCCTCCTGAGATCCAGCACCTTCTCCATCATAACCAGGACTCTTCTTCCCGAGCCACTCGTAacccttcctcctcatcctcttccccTGGGGTTCGCTCACTAGAGCCCCCTGTCTCCCCGCCACCTCGCGGCCTCTCCCTCGGCAAATCCCAGTCTTATACTGGGGAGGCGGGGCCTCAGCACAAACCTCGGCCCGCAGGAGGAAGCACTGTGCTGGGAGGGGGAGGAGCCGGAGGAGGGCAACATGCTCCACAGTGAGTAGTGATCCGTCGCCAGATCCGTCAGCCTGCTActcttcctcctcattctccttttcctcctaatcctcttcttcttcctccctggTTTGTGTcagccctcctcttcctccctgatCTGTGTGagtcttccttttcctcctttaCGGGTTACAGCCAGTCTTTGCTTGTTTAGGGTTCAACAGTGTGTATGGAAGTTGTTGGTTCACCTGGTGGAGTGTATGCGTTAGTGATAAGAGCATGCCAGTACATGTTTAGCTCTGTGACTGCATGTCTAACCATGCTGCTATTTACTTCTGTCCTGTAGCCTTTCTGTCCATGTCTTTTTCGTACTCACTAAGTTTAGTTACCAAATGCCTTACAAGATCAATGGtagagaaacatttttatgtttgtgcttgtttgttgttattttttaagtAGAACCACTCACCTCCACATCCATTTATCCTCTGTCCTCATCCCTCACTCCCCTCCCCTTCCTGATGACTGTCCAATCAGATCCACCTCTCGCCCAGTCTTGGCCAATCACACCACATCCAAACCAGGGGGCGGGGTGAAGAAGGTGACAGGCGTTGGAGGGACCACTTACGAGATATCGGTTTGAGTGACAGGCATCCTTCAGGGTCTATCACAAGGAGCTGGAGGGAGACAAGTCACTGGACTACTTCGACCCAAGCTGGATATTATTCATGACTGCAGCCCCCTGAAAAACAGACGGTTCTCCGCTGCAGCAGACTAAAGGAGCAGGCTGTACTTACTTTGTTATCTTTGTAACGCCACTGGCCACTCTTCTCTGTTAGCCTTTCAGATTTGAACAAAGAGTAAAAGGGGACACTGGTTAATTTTTCACAGGATCAATTCGTCACCATTTAGCCACTTTGTGAGCCATAGGCTGATGTGACTGTATCATCACGGCTGGGTACAGATATGTCTAAAGAACACGCATAGCTATTCAGTGAtttgctgttttactttggtaCATTAGCACACAGAGTATTGACCACCGTGTCCAACACTTGAGGAAAGGATGGCCTTTATAGGGAGGATTCAGGACTGTTGACCAATCGAAACGTcatcttctcctctgtctgatCGGACCACGCAACCTGTTTATCGATAAAGAGTCATGGAGAGAAGAGTCCAACCTATAAACACAGTatcattttagttttataaatcttttttttaaatattgttttatataaatgtgCAGATTATTATTGGGTCAGATTGTCAGGTATTGCAGATGACTATTGATGAGGGTGGCagatgtgtactgtgtgtaatTATTCATGAAAGCGATTTCTAATCAGTTGCCTGTTTATATTTAATGGCTGCATCAGCCACTCATGAGCTCTTGCTGGAATTGACATCGTCCAAAGAGAATGATGACCCTTTGGTGGACAGCTGAAGTGGCAAAATGATTgagcttaatttttttttgaaagccACAAAGAAATTCTGAATCACGATTGCAGCACAAGCATCTTTGTGGAATGTACGCTTGTAATGTTTATGCTAGAGACATTATGCAAAATCTGTTTGTAGCTTTAAGAtcattgtgtctttttttggtgttttttatttttttcttcttttctgtaatgttttgtCTGTGAGTCAATCAAGATGCTAGCAGAACCTTATACCTTTAACAGATGGCCAGCCAAATAGGGGCAGTGGGGGAAGGGCTTATTTATTTCACCAGACAAGACAACCTTGTAGTTTTGGACACAATTTCAAACCAGTTTCTCTACAAGtatgttctttctttttatgaGAAAAGAagtatgaatattttttattaaaaaaaaaagagttacaAATGAAATTGTGAATGCGATATGCCACTGAATAGATTTTTAAGGAGGGACTGGTTTGCAATTTTTGCCTTGAAACCATTCATAGAGAAGCAAGcacgtttttattttttttctattggtttttacttttacacgtttctgagaaaaaatgtcaggcagattagattttttttgatTGACTTGTTcgttttttaaaacacttcTGTAAaggtacagttttttttttttttttttttaaatcacagccATGTTGAGGAAGGAATAATTAGAGGAAGGGAagtgtgtgttggagtgtgtcTTTCAGGAACGGGGCATTAcagtaaagtttttatttattttttttttctatcaaggCCCACAGTAGTATTTGCAGTAGAATGTCAAAGCTGGCTGAATGTAGCACGTCTTTGGGGGAAAGTACACGCTTGAAGCACACAAGTATCATCCCTCAACCCAAACGACTGTGTTACGAGTTTTCAACCCTCCCAGGCTACGTCTTCGGTGTGCATGTGATATTTTGTTTGTCGTGCTGAATGCTTCACTGGCGTGTATACTTGTGAGTTAACCAACAGGTTCATGTGTGGGTGGTATCAAGAAAAGAATCATCACTAATGGCACAAGCAGCCGTCGTAAAGAGATAAAGACAACCTGTGTGTTACTTTTCTTCCTGCTCTGGCCGAGGACGATGAACAATTTGAAACTATGTGGGTATAGTCGTATACTTCTGTGTGAGATAAACTATCGCTATTGTGGGCTGTGATGAATGGAACGAGTTTCACAAATATCTGTAACGAGTACATTAAAGACATTTCCAAAATGGCCTTATaaagaatttttaaaaagatgtcttCAGAATAAAAAGGTCAAACTGATGAAAAACTGAGAGCATCCAGAATCTTaattttacaccttttttttatttcagtttcagctgtcattttttttttactttgttttgacATACGAGACATCAGTAAACACTGTAGTTGCAAAATACAGGCAGCAAAGATTACAAGCAGTAATGAGATGTTGCTGAAAATagccaaaaaaaacaatcattacaaaaaaaggcattttcttAAATAACTTAAGGTCtgtaataaaatgtccaaatCAATGCTTATCTGCATCATACCCAGTCACACCAGGAAAACGTGGTCTGTCTTTTTTGGGTATTTAATTGCCACAGTAAAGACTTCACGTAGAGATGACATCTAGTGGTGGTTGAATCTATTTTCCTCTCTCCATTCCATGGTATTATGGACTTCTTTGATAATGTAAGGCACGGCAATGTCAGAAGAAAACGAAAGACTTCATGCAGCCCCTCTCTGAATCATCCTCACTGGTCTTTCTTGCTCTCTGTGGGCTGCTCAGTACTGAGCTCGTCGCCGCCCTCCTCTGGCTGAGAGTCGTTCTGCTCCTCTTCTTTCAATCCTCGACCTTTGTTCAGCTTCTTGGACTTTTGGAAGAGCTCGTTGAGGTTGAACTCTCGGATGATGTTCTCCTAGGAATGAAAAACGCTTTGTATTAGcatatatgtgtgcatgtgcaagcAACACCCACTCCGTACATAACACCATGTGTTCGTTAAAGATAGACTTACATCATTGAAGGTCCAAGATACAGCTCTCCCTTTACTGTCCACCATTGGACGTCTCATTAGTTCCCGTCCGCCTTGGAAAAGCACCAGTGAGGGCAGCTGCTTTGACAGAGGAGAGGTACTGACCTTGTACCTGTTCAGAGATAATTAACGGGACAGTCAGTATCAAAGAATCTGTCAAAATaagcataaacaaacaaacttgtgGCGCTAAAACTACAGCTAAAGGAGAAAATGACTGACTTCTGTGAAACCTCTCCATAGCGTCCGATGTCCACCTTCCCAAACCTGAGTCCGGCACAGTTGTACCTGCAGAACGTGGAGGAAGATGCACAACACATTTAGCCACACATCCAATACGTTTCTATTTTTGGAGAGCATTTGACTTCTGCAGAACTGTAACACAGCAGTTAAATCCAACAATGTGATTATGactactgaataaaaaaaatccaatgcAATTTATTATGATCAAAAtctaaaaactttaaaaatatacaatttaGACAGACATACAGCATGGAATATGGTAGAGAGTTATTGAGCCAATTTTCTATTGAGTACATGCTTTCAAAACACACTTATGACACcagtttctgcagctgcttttaatttaattaaatcattttttattttatatctaaGACCATGAGAAAGAACTAGTAAATCaagacatattttgtttttaaacttaatGGTTGCTTATTTATATAAAGGCGTGACTGATGAATTGCAGGCTTATAATCAAAAATGTGTATTCCTTCAGTAGCTCAGCCGATCACAACTATATCTGTTTTACCAGAAGCAACCACTTAAAATGAGTGAGACAGTGTGTAGGCCTCATTATCTTTATTACTGGAAGGCCTGTATTAACTTTTCTCTTACTTGAGAGAAAGGTCGGCAAAGACGGGAGCAAAAGACTGGCATTCAGAGGACCAGTTGGCGTAGAATTCAACGATCCAGGTGACACGACTGtctttctgcagctcctcctAATTACTCAGTAACACAACATTACATTAGAACAGATGACACAGGTGTAGATCTCCATCATTCACATCCGCTCACCTACAGGACTGGGACACCGTCAGTTCAAGAGGTCAAAAGTTTAAACAATTAACATAATATCAATTGGATTGTCCATGTTTTAAggacaaaatgcaacaaaacttTGGATTTCTTTGAATTGAACTTCACAAAAACAATCTAAAGTCACAGTCTGAAGTGTAACACTCACATCAATGGTCGTGTCACTGAAGTACTTGATGTATTCGGGGCCCATGTAGAGAGGTGGCTTACAGGTCATGAGGAATGCTGCCgacaaagcagagaaaaacagactAATGAGTTTACATTTTTCCAAACGTAACCAAGCCGACAAGAATCTGTCTATAACGTGCATCCCCAATTGTAATGTATATGTCCGCTTTTATGGAAGACAGCATTTGCTTTAAGGGTTATAACTCCACTGACCGACACACAGTGAGACGTAAAGGATGCCGAGCCGAATGTCCAGCCTGAAGAAGAGGATGACGTTGGCCACTTTGCTGAACATGAACAAGTTGCCTATGTGCTGCTCCAGTGTgactgagaaagagagacagagagaaagagggggggaGAAAGTCCTTCAAACAGTTGATTCAAGGTCAGAAGAAGGCAGGATTTCACTGCAATGTTTACACAACAAAGCAAAGTTTTTAGTAAAGCACTTCCTGGGTGTGGCTTGGCGCGGGGCTTCTCACTCAGTGTATTTGAATCTGTTACTTATTAGGTCACAAATACCTTCTTGGTTGAAGTTTAACAGTTACGACGTTcaagcagtcacacacactgtctatGTTTTAGGTTAGAGAGGAGGTTTAATGAGGAGATACACGTGCCTCGATAAATCCTGGTGGTCCCCGGCTCCAAAAGTTTGTGTTTGCCACTTTTGCTGATGTTGACTGTTTACAGTGTAAACAAATACTTGCCATGTTATGACATCAGTTGTTTtacacatatgtatatgtgtctgttgtgtgtgtgtgtgtgtgtgagggggtaACTCACTAGCTCTCCTGTTCTTCATCATCACTATTGCACTGAGAAACATGAGAATCTCCACTTCTCTCtgtaaaacaaagacacacacacacataaaaacaactttgtgaactttgttttcttgattttaGGTCGCCATCTTAACACCTGGCCAGGGACTACAGATGAAAACTGGCCTCTTtgctaatatttac
This window of the Pagrus major chromosome 18, Pma_NU_1.0 genome carries:
- the zdhhc5b gene encoding palmitoyltransferase ZDHHC5-B, whose amino-acid sequence is MPGFSSGGVGGGVGVPASAPPRPFRPSRYVPVSAATTFLVGSTTLFFCFTCPWLSEYISSVIPIYIAVIFLFTLANFCMATFMDPGVFPRAEEDEDKEDDFRAPLYKTVEIKGIQVRMKWCSTCRFYRPPRCSHCSVCDNCVEDFDHHCPWVNNCIGRRNYRYFFLFLLSLTTHIMNVFGFGLVYVLHHRQQLDTPHAAVTMAVMCVAGLFFVPVAGLTGFHIVLVARGRTTNEQVTGKFRGGVNPFTNGCLRNISHVLCSSQAPRYMGRWRSPQAMEVQPPFLRPPLTEAQLEAKVLDNGIQNDRHSTRSKSSLDQMESQSADAEPPPPPKPELRYPGLPRADTEESSLLTEAPPTPSMYKYRPAYNSPGRNHTALTHPNKMIRGESLDSPSPSILQSSRQPSYRSEPSSLDGATVVGGGVGARRGGGERGEGPGGPSGTAAGLTGGMSGYSLTGRSYTSYPSSLVLSTGGSRSSSLRSAHTAHNPLATLQSEGTTDTSYKSLANQTPRNGSLSYDSLLTPSESPEFESAAHELSPQKPHALSPSATITGQPEVMSPSTRLQGYTSPFLSAQIAQQREGQLLQGSATFSSPHRAYLRAVSPPPPSSGPPEIQHLLHHNQDSSSRATRNPSSSSSSPGVRSLEPPVSPPPRGLSLGKSQSYTGEAGPQHKPRPAGGSTVLGGGGAGGGQHAPQSTSRPVLANHTTSKPGGGVKKVTGVGGTTYEISV
- the tmx2a gene encoding thioredoxin-related transmembrane protein 2-A — protein: MLHVIITSNSREISSPSRQYPPNLRRVVAPTKGESGLCGACAVRKQSPQELLQLSLLFKLLVGRLSRPPGSMGLITGLFTFFYHLPQIYKWLLKPYYITSFLMTIAFLLVRKAPGLCEHLATQREDGNSCDFDWREVEILMFLSAIVMMKNRRAITLEQHIGNLFMFSKVANVILFFRLDIRLGILYVSLCVAFLMTCKPPLYMGPEYIKYFSDTTIDEELQKDSRVTWIVEFYANWSSECQSFAPVFADLSLKYNCAGLRFGKVDIGRYGEVSQKYKVSTSPLSKQLPSLVLFQGGRELMRRPMVDSKGRAVSWTFNDENIIREFNLNELFQKSKKLNKGRGLKEEEQNDSQPEEGGDELSTEQPTESKKDQ